In the Kaistella sp. 97-N-M2 genome, one interval contains:
- a CDS encoding RadC family protein: MTTYLQEIKLTLSKTEEHPVKYETISGSREAAEIFRTLFADEIGIFESVFVIYLNQKNVPIGWRKISQGGISSSIVDVRLVLVPALNCLASGFIICHNHPSGNLRPSEEDRKITKQLQEVGQIMSVKLLDHLILTETNFFSFADEGLI; this comes from the coding sequence ATGACAACCTATTTACAAGAAATAAAACTGACTTTGAGTAAAACCGAAGAACACCCCGTAAAATATGAAACAATTTCGGGATCTCGTGAAGCTGCAGAAATTTTTAGAACGTTGTTTGCTGACGAAATTGGAATCTTCGAATCCGTTTTTGTTATTTATCTCAATCAAAAAAATGTTCCAATAGGATGGCGCAAAATTTCACAAGGCGGAATCTCTTCCTCAATTGTGGATGTTCGTTTGGTATTGGTTCCGGCGCTCAATTGTTTAGCGAGTGGTTTTATTATTTGCCACAATCATCCGAGCGGAAACCTAAGACCGAGCGAGGAAGACCGCAAAATTACCAAGCAATTACAGGAAGTCGGGCAGATTATGAGCGTTAAATTGCTTGATCATCTAATTTTAACAGAAACCAATTTTTTTAGTTTTGCAGACGAAGGATTAATTTAA
- a CDS encoding phage tail tape measure protein yields the protein MASSRQIRDEIMKMTIVVNSDPAQKAIYDLSQKNVELKDRNEAVRESLKQTASTLGKNSDEYKKLTAELNQNKQALTTNEKEMERLRGEMDITQMTMAQLRKEAALLRTNLNNMVPGSQASIEMQAQLERVNSRMAEVRTGANQTRSSFRGLADTFNHYQGIIVAGLAVFAGFALSVQQVIDRNNKLVDAQTAVAKTVNMTKQEVDELTKSFSTFDTRTSRIDLLKIAETGGRLGIGKEQIREFVREVDKANVALGDGFAGGVEAVTDTLGKLKNLYGETKDLDMATAINQIGSAMNELGANGAATEQNIGEFALRLGSLPAKLKPTIAESLALGAAFEESGINAERAGTAYSTFVRNAATNSEKFAKVMGISKKEVEDLMNTDPLEFFLKFSEGMKGMDTTELAKTMEYLKMNDQYVIATMGAASENTDRFRRSIELSNQSLTKATSLTDEFNKVNNNTSAIFDKVQKKFLGMFTSEAVANTLNYLISTFGKFIGAIEDSEGTVTNFRVTLVLMLKVITIAAVSTLSYNAAIALSTVTLTGARAQLLSYTVVQKLNTALNQVGIVFQTAWNLAVGLGGVAIGRLTGFTALQTAAQQRLNLAMAANPFGAILALVTLLIGAYIAFARETEQLIDKQKILNDVKTTSISKTIDEKNEIEKLVAVAKSESATNDQRALALKRLNDIIPDHIGLLTAQNIKTAEGVAIINKYIDALNRQAYAEVVNEKKKELLRNQVDIQGKDIEKGWGNLGGVGGWLEQKLNRGNLQTEMSAKEAKQIDAMRKSADIEQALAKYIPLVREAYRKRREELIENTRQFNIMNEEQKRLIASDPGSVLGTDPKSNFNTDFTTDKKEKKPRSTEAADRRHEKEMDDMRRKGDEAAALARQIQLDIEDARIDAMNEGYDKQIDTLNLQEMRKMEEIDKKKITGNEFEIINRKIAKAKGDDKLLFQALKNSWLANNASLEELKLSEQQVFENKRKTLQYKSEKEFLADQDDLHKTALEHLQREANEEMASYTTLADLKAGLKGRIDDKELKRITTWAQGKEALNKVYQKRELELQVTHLEAMVKLYEGLDLGILTPEQRQEVMKFIDEAGNKIAEFKAKAAGVNQDDKNDKKPTLGRKAPSDVLGLTMDDWTQMFDNLQTGADKLGTVMAAVSALQNAFGAYYQFVEANEKRQLRQIEANTLRKKNTLKKQLLDGYINQETYKKLTIKADQDLEKKKAEIALKQAKRERQMAIAQTISNTAMSIMGIWAQFPKFDFGATAAIMSGVVGALGAVQLATIMSQPLPTAEGYEEGFGMEYPMTRAQDGKRFNVRKSRLRSGLVDRPTHFIAGENQKVEMVIDNPTWTSYPPQLKNAIYAANARANGYEGGFNTKSETTAKSSGNDDMMISVMSLLGKNIELLEYLRDTPPIAIIKKNAQNGKEVEDMRQEYIDLRNKNKH from the coding sequence ATGGCAAGCTCCAGACAGATTCGCGACGAGATAATGAAGATGACAATAGTTGTTAACTCTGATCCTGCTCAGAAAGCAATCTATGACCTATCTCAAAAGAATGTAGAATTAAAAGATAGGAATGAAGCCGTGCGCGAAAGTTTAAAGCAAACTGCATCAACCCTGGGGAAAAACTCTGATGAGTATAAGAAACTTACTGCTGAATTAAATCAGAATAAGCAAGCCTTAACTACCAACGAGAAGGAAATGGAGCGGTTGCGTGGTGAAATGGATATTACGCAAATGACCATGGCGCAACTTCGCAAGGAGGCTGCTCTATTGCGAACTAACCTTAATAACATGGTTCCTGGTTCGCAGGCTTCAATAGAAATGCAGGCGCAGTTAGAGAGGGTAAACTCTAGAATGGCAGAAGTAAGAACGGGTGCCAATCAAACCCGGTCATCATTCCGTGGTCTTGCTGATACTTTTAATCATTATCAGGGTATCATCGTTGCGGGGTTGGCTGTCTTCGCAGGATTTGCTTTATCAGTTCAACAGGTAATTGATCGTAACAATAAGTTAGTTGATGCGCAGACGGCCGTAGCCAAGACCGTCAACATGACCAAACAGGAAGTCGACGAACTAACCAAATCATTCTCAACTTTTGATACCCGCACCTCCCGCATCGATCTGTTAAAGATCGCCGAGACAGGCGGACGGTTGGGTATAGGGAAAGAACAGATTCGGGAATTTGTGCGCGAGGTTGATAAAGCAAACGTTGCCTTAGGTGATGGCTTTGCTGGAGGTGTAGAAGCGGTTACCGATACGCTGGGAAAATTGAAAAACCTTTATGGTGAAACAAAGGACCTTGATATGGCTACTGCCATCAATCAAATAGGATCGGCAATGAATGAGCTCGGTGCCAATGGTGCCGCAACTGAGCAGAATATTGGGGAGTTCGCATTGCGGTTAGGTTCCTTACCTGCTAAGTTGAAACCTACTATTGCAGAGTCATTGGCATTAGGTGCAGCTTTCGAAGAGTCTGGAATCAATGCAGAGCGTGCCGGTACTGCCTACTCTACCTTTGTAAGAAATGCCGCAACTAACTCCGAGAAGTTTGCCAAAGTAATGGGGATTTCGAAAAAAGAAGTTGAGGACTTAATGAACACGGATCCTTTGGAATTCTTTCTTAAGTTTTCTGAGGGAATGAAAGGGATGGATACCACCGAGTTGGCAAAAACAATGGAGTATCTTAAGATGAATGATCAGTATGTTATCGCTACCATGGGTGCAGCGTCGGAGAATACAGATCGGTTCCGCAGATCGATCGAGCTTTCTAATCAGTCCTTAACGAAAGCAACATCGCTGACTGATGAATTTAACAAAGTAAATAATAATACTTCAGCAATATTTGATAAGGTTCAAAAGAAGTTTTTAGGCATGTTCACGAGTGAAGCTGTGGCAAATACCTTGAACTACCTAATTAGCACGTTTGGGAAATTTATCGGCGCTATTGAAGACTCGGAAGGCACTGTTACCAATTTCCGGGTAACCCTGGTATTAATGCTAAAAGTAATCACCATTGCCGCTGTTTCAACTCTTTCATATAACGCAGCAATTGCCTTAAGCACTGTAACGCTCACGGGAGCCAGGGCACAGCTGCTTAGTTACACTGTCGTTCAAAAACTTAATACAGCCTTAAATCAAGTAGGAATAGTTTTTCAAACAGCGTGGAATCTTGCCGTTGGTTTAGGTGGCGTAGCGATTGGCAGACTCACAGGGTTTACGGCTTTACAAACAGCGGCTCAACAAAGGTTGAACCTCGCTATGGCCGCCAATCCTTTTGGGGCAATTTTAGCCCTCGTTACTTTATTGATAGGGGCATATATCGCTTTCGCTCGCGAGACAGAACAACTGATCGATAAACAGAAGATTTTAAATGATGTGAAAACCACGTCAATCAGCAAAACGATCGACGAGAAAAATGAAATTGAAAAATTAGTAGCGGTTGCCAAAAGCGAATCGGCCACCAACGACCAGAGAGCTTTAGCTTTAAAGAGACTGAATGATATTATTCCGGATCACATTGGACTGCTTACGGCGCAAAATATAAAGACAGCTGAAGGTGTCGCGATCATCAACAAGTATATTGATGCATTAAACAGGCAGGCTTATGCCGAAGTGGTGAACGAAAAGAAAAAAGAGCTTTTACGAAACCAAGTCGATATTCAAGGAAAAGACATTGAGAAAGGTTGGGGCAATCTGGGCGGTGTTGGCGGCTGGCTGGAGCAAAAACTAAACCGCGGTAATCTGCAAACAGAAATGTCGGCTAAGGAAGCGAAGCAGATCGATGCGATGCGAAAGAGCGCCGATATCGAACAAGCCCTGGCGAAATATATTCCTTTGGTTCGCGAAGCGTATCGCAAAAGACGCGAGGAGCTGATCGAAAACACCCGTCAATTTAATATCATGAATGAGGAGCAAAAAAGATTGATAGCGAGTGATCCGGGTTCAGTATTAGGGACCGATCCGAAATCAAATTTCAACACCGATTTTACAACAGATAAAAAAGAAAAAAAACCAAGATCCACCGAAGCTGCTGACCGTCGCCATGAAAAAGAAATGGATGATATGCGCCGAAAAGGCGATGAAGCTGCTGCGCTCGCCCGCCAAATTCAGCTGGATATCGAAGACGCGCGGATTGATGCCATGAATGAGGGGTATGATAAGCAGATTGACACGCTGAACCTTCAGGAAATGCGAAAAATGGAGGAAATCGACAAAAAGAAAATCACCGGCAACGAATTTGAAATTATAAACAGAAAAATTGCAAAGGCAAAAGGTGATGACAAACTTCTCTTTCAGGCACTTAAAAACAGCTGGCTGGCCAATAATGCTTCATTGGAAGAATTGAAATTAAGCGAACAGCAGGTATTTGAAAACAAAAGAAAAACGCTTCAGTACAAATCTGAAAAAGAATTTCTGGCAGATCAGGACGACCTTCATAAAACAGCACTCGAGCACCTTCAGAGAGAAGCCAATGAAGAAATGGCCAGCTACACCACATTAGCCGATTTAAAAGCCGGATTAAAAGGGCGGATTGACGATAAGGAACTTAAACGAATTACAACCTGGGCGCAAGGTAAGGAAGCACTAAATAAAGTCTACCAAAAACGGGAACTGGAACTTCAGGTGACGCATTTGGAGGCGATGGTCAAACTGTATGAAGGGTTGGATCTCGGTATTCTTACGCCGGAGCAACGGCAGGAGGTAATGAAGTTCATTGATGAAGCCGGGAATAAAATCGCAGAATTCAAAGCGAAGGCCGCCGGCGTTAATCAAGACGACAAGAACGATAAAAAACCAACTTTAGGAAGAAAAGCGCCTTCCGATGTACTTGGTCTGACGATGGATGACTGGACGCAAATGTTTGATAATCTCCAAACGGGCGCGGATAAGTTGGGTACTGTAATGGCGGCGGTATCTGCCTTGCAAAATGCATTTGGAGCCTATTATCAGTTCGTCGAAGCTAATGAGAAGAGACAATTGCGTCAGATTGAAGCAAATACTTTGCGCAAAAAAAATACGCTCAAAAAACAGCTTCTTGATGGTTACATCAACCAGGAGACATATAAAAAGCTGACCATAAAAGCAGATCAGGATCTCGAAAAGAAAAAAGCGGAAATCGCTTTAAAACAGGCTAAACGGGAACGGCAAATGGCGATTGCTCAAACCATTTCCAATACGGCAATGTCCATCATGGGAATTTGGGCGCAGTTTCCGAAATTCGATTTTGGAGCAACTGCCGCAATAATGTCAGGAGTCGTGGGTGCCTTAGGCGCTGTACAGCTTGCAACAATCATGTCGCAGCCCTTACCAACGGCCGAAGGTTATGAAGAAGGTTTCGGCATGGAATACCCAATGACGCGCGCACAGGACGGCAAACGCTTCAACGTTCGAAAATCCCGCTTAAGATCCGGTTTGGTCGATCGCCCTACGCACTTCATCGCCGGCGAAAATCAAAAGGTTGAAATGGTGATCGACAACCCAACTTGGACCAGTTATCCACCACAGTTAAAGAACGCCATTTATGCCGCGAACGCGCGAGCAAACGGCTACGAAGGCGGCTTTAATACCAAATCGGAAACCACTGCCAAGTCCTCCGGAAATGACGATATGATGATCAGCGTAATGAGTTTGCTCGGAAAAAACATCGAGCTGTTAGAATATCTGCGCGATACGCCGCCCATCGCCATCATCAAGAAAAATGCGCAAAACGGAAAAGAAGTTGAAGATATGCGCCAGGAATATATTGATCTCAGAAATAAAAATAAACATTAA
- a CDS encoding site-specific integrase, translating into MIKYYYNEFINPSHVLPLGYFLFSCYTGLRISDIQSRTRAEILKEKFQFSSMKTDNFQYMRLNDDARKMVEFCPNLFDEKLVEQKINFHLKAIAKICKIKKNISMHVGRHTFATTFIRNKGDIYRLQKLLGHANIRHTVKYVHIVSEEFLDDIDLISY; encoded by the coding sequence ATGATCAAATATTACTATAACGAATTTATTAATCCATCGCACGTTTTGCCGCTCGGCTATTTTTTATTCAGCTGCTATACGGGACTGCGAATCTCCGACATCCAATCGAGAACGCGTGCAGAAATTTTAAAAGAAAAATTCCAGTTTTCATCAATGAAAACCGATAATTTTCAATACATGCGCCTGAATGATGATGCCCGGAAAATGGTGGAGTTTTGCCCAAATCTTTTTGACGAAAAGCTGGTGGAACAAAAAATAAATTTTCATTTAAAAGCCATCGCGAAAATTTGTAAAATCAAGAAAAATATTTCGATGCACGTAGGACGGCATACCTTTGCAACAACATTTATCCGAAACAAGGGCGATATTTACCGCCTGCAAAAACTTCTTGGGCATGCCAACATCCGGCATACCGTGAAGTACGTTCATATCGTCAGCGAGGAGTTTCTGGACGATATCGATCTCATAAGCTATTGA
- a CDS encoding phage integrase SAM-like domain-containing protein yields MTTRNRFSLRGYVDKSGDSLIYLDVSDVKDRIRLNTEIYIPRKCWDQKKQRIKNHQNFEALNLVLENIEARITTIKTSYMLQERFLDAKTLIQEFHSATPDFDFIAFFRHHLGLQDFKKQTLKNQNTVLNKLEKFSKEIPFHKLTMEFLQKYRKFYKENKEITFNSDLKCIKKYLTIAQKKESN; encoded by the coding sequence GTGACAACACGCAACCGTTTCAGCCTGCGCGGCTATGTTGATAAATCCGGAGATTCATTAATCTACCTGGATGTTTCCGATGTAAAAGACCGAATTCGCCTGAATACCGAGATTTACATTCCCCGTAAATGTTGGGATCAGAAAAAGCAACGCATAAAAAATCATCAAAATTTTGAAGCTCTTAATTTGGTGCTCGAAAATATTGAGGCAAGAATTACGACCATCAAAACTTCGTACATGCTTCAAGAAAGATTTTTGGATGCCAAAACCCTAATTCAGGAATTTCACAGCGCAACGCCGGACTTTGATTTTATAGCATTTTTCCGCCATCACCTGGGCCTGCAGGACTTCAAAAAGCAAACACTGAAAAACCAAAACACTGTTTTAAATAAGCTGGAAAAGTTTTCAAAAGAGATCCCGTTTCATAAACTGACAATGGAATTTTTGCAGAAATACCGAAAATTTTATAAAGAAAATAAGGAAATCACCTTTAACAGCGATCTGAAATGCATTAAAAAATATTTAACGATCGCTCAAAAAAAGGAATCAAACTGA
- a CDS encoding MBL fold metallo-hydrolase — MKLKFLGTGTSQGVPVIGCHCDVCTSTDPKDNRFRSSALLRTDSHKKLLIDCGPDFRIQMLNNKEEHVDAVLLTHEHNDHVIGLDDLRPLIFRSKQDMPLYCNERVGAEVKERFSYAFADVKYPGAPSFELHHIAGSFDLFDAEIIPVEVMHNKIPILGYKVKNLAYITDASYIPVTEKEKLRNLDYLILNCIRKEVLHPAHFILPQVLELFEELQPKKMYLTHISHHLGTHTETEGELPPNVHLAYDGLEVYF, encoded by the coding sequence ATGAAGTTGAAATTTTTAGGTACAGGCACCTCACAGGGCGTTCCTGTGATTGGTTGCCACTGCGACGTTTGCACCTCTACAGATCCAAAAGACAATCGGTTTCGATCGTCGGCTTTACTCCGCACAGATAGTCACAAAAAGCTTCTTATTGACTGTGGTCCCGATTTTCGCATACAGATGCTGAACAACAAAGAAGAACACGTAGATGCCGTACTTTTAACACATGAACATAACGATCATGTGATCGGTTTGGATGATCTGCGTCCCCTCATTTTTCGCAGCAAGCAGGATATGCCTTTATACTGTAACGAAAGAGTAGGAGCGGAGGTGAAGGAGCGCTTTTCTTATGCCTTTGCCGACGTGAAATATCCGGGAGCACCTTCGTTTGAACTGCACCATATCGCAGGAAGTTTCGATCTGTTTGATGCGGAAATAATTCCGGTCGAAGTGATGCATAATAAGATTCCGATTTTAGGATATAAGGTGAAGAATCTCGCTTATATTACGGATGCGAGTTACATCCCGGTGACGGAAAAGGAAAAACTCCGGAATTTGGACTATCTTATTTTAAACTGCATCCGAAAAGAAGTTCTTCATCCGGCGCATTTTATTTTACCGCAGGTTCTGGAGCTTTTCGAGGAACTTCAACCTAAAAAAATGTACCTGACCCATATTTCTCATCATTTGGGAACCCATACGGAAACGGAAGGTGAACTGCCGCCAAATGTTCATCTTGCCTACGATGGCTTGGAAGTGTATTTTTAG
- a CDS encoding TonB-dependent receptor → MSVINQKLTPKQKALAINLDPNIYGTFAEIGAGQETVRHFFRAGGASQTIAKAMSAYDKDFSDAIYGKEVRNRYVTQNRLRKMLRYEVSLIEERLSRENAPGRNFFSYANTVTTINFDKTMRGHGWVGLRFQLDEKEDYNEIVFHVKFNENDTTLQQETLGGLGVNLIYGAFNYADNPRRLIESLYDDISTDNVEIDMIDFSGPAFTYVDNRLMSLQLVKNGMTDAVIFNPQGNNMLPADILYKKNIFAVRGSFRPVTLVNIDMFERGLEMFMKDSACSFEEKEVLFEITISNLRAAGDIDERDFLDRVDVLARLGYTVIISNFSEYYRLIDYFAHYTGGHIGVAMGVNNLLDVFDENYYKNLSGGILEAFGKFFRKDMKVYLYPYKDPETHELLTSNNLKVNDSLKELYKYFKLNQRIVDIQDYNPNFSEIYSREILSKIANHEAGWENQVPEDVAAMIKERGMFGYKEALKLKEFS, encoded by the coding sequence TTGTCTGTGATTAATCAAAAATTAACACCCAAACAGAAGGCTCTGGCCATTAATTTGGATCCGAATATTTACGGAACTTTTGCTGAAATTGGCGCCGGACAGGAGACCGTACGTCATTTTTTCAGAGCGGGCGGGGCCTCACAAACCATCGCGAAAGCTATGTCTGCCTACGACAAAGACTTTAGCGATGCCATTTACGGTAAAGAGGTTCGAAACAGATACGTTACCCAAAACCGTTTACGCAAAATGCTTCGTTATGAAGTTTCGTTGATCGAGGAACGGCTGTCCCGCGAAAATGCCCCCGGAAGAAATTTCTTTTCGTACGCCAATACCGTTACCACCATCAACTTCGATAAAACCATGAGAGGCCACGGCTGGGTGGGTTTACGCTTTCAACTGGATGAAAAAGAAGATTATAACGAGATCGTTTTTCATGTAAAATTTAACGAAAACGACACCACGCTCCAGCAGGAAACTTTGGGCGGATTGGGGGTGAATTTAATTTACGGCGCCTTTAATTATGCGGATAATCCACGCAGATTAATTGAATCTTTGTACGACGATATTTCCACCGATAATGTTGAAATCGATATGATCGATTTTAGCGGCCCCGCGTTTACCTATGTAGATAACCGCTTAATGAGCCTTCAGTTGGTGAAAAACGGGATGACCGACGCGGTGATTTTTAATCCGCAGGGAAATAATATGTTGCCCGCTGATATTCTTTACAAAAAGAATATTTTCGCTGTGCGGGGCAGTTTTCGCCCTGTTACCCTCGTGAATATCGACATGTTCGAAAGGGGTCTGGAAATGTTTATGAAAGATTCTGCATGCAGTTTCGAAGAAAAAGAGGTTCTTTTTGAAATCACAATATCCAATTTACGGGCTGCGGGGGATATTGATGAGCGCGATTTTCTCGACAGAGTGGATGTTTTAGCAAGATTGGGCTATACCGTGATTATATCAAATTTCTCCGAATATTACCGACTCATCGATTATTTCGCACATTACACAGGCGGCCACATCGGCGTGGCGATGGGGGTGAACAATCTTTTGGATGTGTTTGACGAAAACTATTACAAAAATCTTTCGGGCGGAATTTTGGAGGCTTTCGGAAAATTCTTCAGAAAAGACATGAAAGTTTACCTTTATCCGTACAAAGATCCTGAAACCCACGAATTACTAACTTCTAACAATCTTAAGGTGAATGACAGTCTTAAGGAACTGTACAAATACTTCAAACTCAATCAAAGGATCGTGGATATTCAGGATTACAATCCAAATTTTTCCGAAATTTATTCGCGGGAGATCTTAAGCAAAATCGCTAATCATGAAGCGGGCTGGGAAAACCAGGTGCCCGAAGATGTTGCTGCTATGATTAAAGAACGCGGCATGTTTGGCTACAAAGAAGCGTTAAAACTAAAAGAGTTCTCTTAA
- a CDS encoding GAF domain-containing protein: MSEIKKRLSSILESPNHNIEVKLQKVCHLLDQEIPYFNWTGFYFKNGDKEELLLGPYVGAETDHTVIPFGKGICGQVAVSSETFVVPDVHAQDNYLSCSIDTKAEIVVPIIKNGENIGQIDIDSHQLDPFTADDREMLEWLCDEIAKIY; encoded by the coding sequence ATGTCTGAAATTAAAAAGCGTCTTTCTTCAATTTTAGAAAGCCCAAACCATAATATTGAAGTTAAACTTCAAAAGGTATGTCACCTTCTGGATCAGGAAATCCCGTATTTTAACTGGACAGGATTTTATTTTAAAAATGGTGATAAAGAAGAGCTCCTTCTCGGGCCTTACGTTGGCGCAGAGACCGATCACACCGTTATTCCTTTTGGTAAAGGTATCTGCGGTCAGGTTGCCGTTTCCAGTGAGACTTTTGTGGTACCCGATGTTCACGCGCAGGACAATTACCTAAGCTGTTCGATCGATACAAAAGCCGAAATTGTAGTTCCGATTATTAAGAATGGCGAAAATATCGGCCAGATCGATATCGATTCGCATCAGTTGGATCCTTTCACCGCGGATGACCGCGAAATGCTCGAATGGCTCTGCGACGAAATTGCGAAAATTTATTAA
- a CDS encoding GNAT family N-acetyltransferase, whose product MFQIRKATAADSQLIFDLITKLAVFEKMEKEVVTSVEELRQNIFVNNYAEVIIAEEEDKPVGFALYFYNFSTFVGKPGLYLEDLFVEPDCRGKGYGKKLLVELSKIAKSKNCGRMEWSVLNWNTPAIDFYKSLGAKPMHEWSVFRLDEAAISTLAK is encoded by the coding sequence ATGTTCCAGATCCGAAAAGCCACCGCGGCAGATTCGCAACTTATTTTCGATTTAATAACCAAACTCGCCGTCTTCGAAAAAATGGAGAAGGAGGTCGTAACAAGCGTGGAAGAACTTCGCCAGAATATTTTCGTAAACAACTACGCAGAAGTCATCATCGCAGAAGAAGAGGACAAACCCGTCGGATTTGCCCTCTATTTTTATAATTTTTCCACCTTTGTGGGGAAACCGGGTTTATACCTGGAAGATCTTTTCGTAGAGCCGGATTGCCGTGGTAAAGGATATGGCAAAAAATTGCTCGTCGAACTTTCAAAAATTGCAAAATCCAAAAACTGCGGCAGAATGGAGTGGTCCGTACTCAACTGGAATACACCAGCCATCGACTTCTACAAATCCCTTGGCGCAAAACCGATGCACGAGTGGAGCGTCTTTCGCCTGGATGAAGCGGCAATTTCTACTTTAGCCAAGTAA
- a CDS encoding dihydrolipoamide acetyltransferase family protein: MAEYKLILPSMGEGVMEATIISWLCNEGDMVKEDDSVVEIATDKVDSDVPTPVAGKIIKILKQKDEIAKIGEVIAILEVDGGAEAVSEQTQSPKSADEVQNQIPNVDPEVVQGLEEAMESAKSSTGFEGSDLYLSPLVKSIAQQENISESELQSIKGSGLEGRITKENILAFLSTRGTQPAPQKAEATPEPVATAPKAAAPSTPMAVGQGDEIIQMDRVRKIIADAMVKSKHTAPHVTSFIETDVTNVVKWRTKHKDLFEKREGEKLTYMPIFVKAIVKAIQDFPMINVSVDGDKIIKKKNINIGMATALPDGNLIVPVIKNADQLSLSGLTKAINDLAYRARNKKLKPEDTQGATYTISNVGGFGNLMGTPIIPQPQVAILAVGAIVKKPAVLETKDGDVIAIRNLMFMSHSYDHRVVDGSLGGMFLKHVHDYLQNWDMNTEI; this comes from the coding sequence ATGGCAGAATATAAATTAATTCTTCCGTCCATGGGAGAAGGCGTAATGGAAGCAACAATCATCAGTTGGTTGTGTAATGAAGGAGATATGGTAAAGGAAGACGATTCCGTAGTCGAAATCGCGACCGACAAAGTAGATTCTGATGTGCCGACGCCGGTTGCGGGGAAAATCATCAAAATCCTAAAACAAAAAGATGAAATCGCGAAAATTGGCGAAGTCATTGCCATTTTGGAAGTCGATGGTGGAGCAGAAGCGGTAAGCGAGCAAACGCAAAGCCCCAAATCTGCAGACGAAGTTCAAAATCAAATTCCAAATGTAGATCCGGAAGTCGTTCAAGGTTTGGAAGAAGCCATGGAAAGCGCCAAATCTTCAACTGGATTTGAAGGTTCCGATCTCTATTTATCGCCACTCGTAAAATCCATCGCGCAGCAGGAAAATATTTCCGAAAGCGAGTTACAGTCCATCAAAGGAAGTGGTTTGGAAGGCAGAATTACAAAAGAAAATATTTTAGCGTTTCTTTCCACAAGAGGAACTCAGCCAGCGCCACAAAAAGCGGAAGCAACACCAGAGCCCGTTGCTACTGCGCCAAAAGCTGCGGCTCCGTCTACGCCAATGGCCGTGGGACAGGGCGACGAGATCATCCAAATGGACCGCGTGCGAAAAATCATCGCCGATGCCATGGTGAAAAGCAAACATACCGCACCACACGTGACTTCTTTCATTGAAACCGACGTTACCAACGTCGTAAAATGGCGTACAAAACACAAGGATCTTTTTGAGAAACGCGAAGGTGAAAAACTTACCTACATGCCGATTTTCGTGAAAGCGATTGTGAAAGCCATTCAGGATTTCCCGATGATCAATGTGTCCGTAGATGGCGACAAAATCATTAAAAAGAAAAACATCAATATCGGAATGGCCACGGCGCTTCCGGACGGAAACTTAATCGTGCCGGTTATCAAAAATGCCGATCAGCTCTCGCTTTCCGGACTCACAAAGGCGATTAATGATCTGGCGTACCGCGCGAGAAACAAAAAATTAAAGCCAGAAGATACGCAGGGCGCAACCTACACGATTTCCAACGTCGGCGGCTTTGGCAATCTGATGGGGACGCCTATTATTCCGCAGCCTCAGGTAGCGATTTTGGCGGTCGGTGCCATTGTGAAAAAGCCCGCAGTTCTGGAGACGAAAGATGGCGACGTGATTGCGATCCGCAATCTAATGTTTATGTCGCATTCTTACGATCACCGCGTCGTAGACGGCTCTTTGGGCGGAATGTTCCTGAAACATGTTCACGATTATCTTCAGAATTGGGATATGAATACCGAAATATAA
- a CDS encoding putative quinol monooxygenase, which yields MNNLYIVALFRFKENMVIDALEILKRLVIETRKEEGCLQYDLVEDNEHQGVFYILELWETREHHHQHSVTEHLMNFRQQAAPLFAEAVQVYKGAKIF from the coding sequence ATGAACAATTTATATATTGTGGCGCTCTTTCGTTTTAAAGAAAATATGGTCATAGATGCTCTCGAAATCCTGAAAAGACTCGTAATTGAAACAAGAAAGGAAGAAGGATGTCTGCAGTACGATTTGGTTGAAGATAACGAGCATCAGGGAGTTTTCTATATTCTGGAACTTTGGGAGACGCGCGAGCATCATCATCAACACAGCGTGACAGAGCATTTGATGAATTTCCGACAGCAGGCGGCGCCGCTTTTTGCAGAAGCAGTTCAGGTTTATAAAGGCGCGAAGATTTTTTAA